Proteins encoded within one genomic window of Catenulispora sp. MAP5-51:
- the sufD gene encoding Fe-S cluster assembly protein SufD, translating to MSDPQNLMGAQNQVGSKTAAAVTVNEPGAGNRLAGPGTGRAVSQPTDARVERHTSFDPADFPALTGREEDWRFTPLKRLRGLHESPSADGKVAVEVEAPEPVLVETVGRDDARLGKAGAPVDRTSALAWAGFTEATVITVPQEAEVAEPVRVTLTGTGGTVFGNVLVDVKPFAKAVVVLDYQGSATYSENVHFLVGDSADLTVIALQDWADDAVHLSQQQARLDRDARFQSINVSFGGDLVRITPQVAYTQPGGDAEMLGVYFADAGQHLEARLLVDHSATHCKSRVTYKGALQGQDAHTVWVGDVLIRAEAEQTDTYELNRNLVLTDGARADSVPNLEIETGEIVGAGHASATGRFDDEQLFYLQARGIREDEARRLVVRGFFADVIGRIGIPELQERLMAKVEEELAGAVS from the coding sequence ATGTCTGATCCGCAGAATTTGATGGGCGCGCAGAACCAGGTCGGCTCCAAGACCGCTGCTGCCGTGACCGTGAACGAGCCCGGCGCGGGCAACCGCCTCGCCGGGCCCGGTACCGGCCGTGCCGTGAGCCAGCCCACCGACGCGCGCGTGGAGCGCCACACGTCCTTCGACCCCGCGGACTTCCCGGCCCTGACCGGCCGCGAGGAGGACTGGCGCTTCACCCCGTTGAAACGGTTGCGCGGGCTGCACGAGTCCCCGTCCGCCGACGGCAAGGTCGCCGTCGAGGTCGAGGCCCCCGAGCCGGTCCTCGTCGAGACCGTCGGCCGCGACGACGCCCGCCTGGGCAAGGCCGGCGCGCCGGTGGACCGCACCTCGGCGCTGGCCTGGGCCGGGTTCACCGAGGCCACGGTCATCACCGTGCCGCAGGAGGCCGAGGTCGCCGAGCCGGTGCGTGTGACGCTGACCGGTACCGGCGGCACCGTGTTCGGCAACGTGCTGGTGGATGTGAAGCCGTTCGCTAAGGCCGTGGTCGTCCTGGACTACCAGGGCAGCGCCACCTACTCGGAGAACGTGCACTTCCTGGTCGGCGACAGCGCCGACCTGACCGTCATCGCGCTGCAGGACTGGGCCGACGACGCCGTGCACCTGTCGCAGCAGCAGGCCCGGCTGGACCGGGACGCGCGCTTCCAGTCCATCAACGTCAGCTTCGGCGGCGACCTGGTGCGGATCACGCCGCAGGTGGCCTACACCCAGCCCGGCGGCGACGCCGAAATGCTGGGCGTGTACTTCGCCGACGCCGGCCAGCACCTGGAGGCCCGGCTGCTGGTCGACCACAGCGCCACGCACTGCAAGTCCCGCGTGACCTACAAGGGCGCGCTGCAGGGCCAGGACGCGCACACGGTCTGGGTCGGCGACGTCCTGATCCGCGCCGAGGCCGAGCAGACCGACACCTACGAGCTGAACCGCAACCTGGTCCTGACCGACGGGGCGCGCGCCGACTCGGTGCCGAACCTGGAGATCGAGACCGGCGAGATCGTCGGCGCCGGGCATGCCAGCGCGACCGGCCGCTTCGACGACGAGCAGCTGTTCTACCTGCAGGCCCGCGGCATTCGCGAGGACGAGGCCCGCCGCCTGGTGGTCCGCGGCTTCTTCGCCGACGTGATCGGCCGGATCGGCATCCCGGAGCTGCAGGAGCGGCTGATGGCCAAGGTGGAAGAAGAGCTCGCCGGAGCCGTCTCATGA
- the sufC gene encoding Fe-S cluster assembly ATPase SufC — MATLEIKDLHVTVEGEGGPREILRGVNLTVKEGETHAIMGPNGSGKSTLAYSIAGHPKYTITSGTVTLDGEDVLAMTVDERARAGMFLAMQYPVEIPGVTVSNFLRTAATAIRGEAPKLRTWVKEVNGAMEAIQMDKAMAERNVNEGFSGGEKKRHEILQMELLKPKIAILDETDSGLDVDALKTVSEGVNRVRESGEVGTLLITHYTRILRYIKPDFVHVFSDGRIVESGGPELADKLESEGYESYAKAGA, encoded by the coding sequence ATGGCGACTTTGGAAATCAAGGACCTGCACGTCACCGTCGAGGGCGAGGGCGGCCCGCGCGAGATCCTGCGCGGCGTGAACCTGACGGTCAAGGAAGGCGAGACGCACGCCATCATGGGGCCCAACGGCTCCGGCAAGTCGACCCTGGCCTACTCGATCGCCGGGCACCCGAAGTACACCATCACCTCCGGCACCGTCACCCTGGACGGCGAGGACGTGCTGGCGATGACCGTGGACGAGCGGGCCCGCGCCGGCATGTTCCTGGCCATGCAGTACCCGGTGGAGATCCCCGGCGTCACCGTCTCCAACTTCCTGCGCACCGCGGCCACCGCGATCCGCGGCGAGGCCCCGAAGCTGCGCACCTGGGTCAAGGAAGTCAACGGCGCCATGGAAGCCATCCAGATGGACAAGGCCATGGCCGAGCGCAACGTCAACGAGGGTTTCTCCGGCGGCGAGAAGAAGCGCCACGAGATCCTGCAGATGGAGCTCCTCAAGCCGAAGATCGCGATCCTCGACGAGACCGACTCCGGTCTGGACGTGGACGCGCTGAAGACCGTCTCGGAGGGCGTGAACCGGGTTCGCGAGTCCGGCGAGGTCGGCACGCTGCTGATCACGCACTACACGCGGATCCTGCGCTACATCAAGCCGGACTTCGTCCACGTCTTCTCCGACGGCCGCATCGTGGAATCGGGTGGCCCGGAGCTGGCCGACAAGCTGGAATCTGAGGGCTACGAAAGCTACGCCAAGGCTGGAGCCTGA
- a CDS encoding non-heme iron oxygenase ferredoxin subunit yields MTETRPSEKTQPWVRVCGVSEVTEDQPKAVVAGETPVAVVLHDGEFYAIHDVCSHANVALSEGEVVDCEIECWLHGSMFDLKTGKPSSLPATEPVPVYPVKIEGDDLYVAVKEA; encoded by the coding sequence ATGACCGAGACACGGCCCTCGGAGAAGACACAGCCCTGGGTCCGCGTCTGCGGTGTCTCGGAAGTGACCGAGGACCAGCCCAAGGCGGTCGTGGCCGGCGAGACCCCGGTGGCTGTCGTGCTGCACGACGGCGAGTTCTACGCGATCCACGACGTGTGCTCGCACGCCAACGTCGCGCTGTCCGAGGGCGAGGTCGTGGACTGCGAGATCGAGTGCTGGCTGCACGGCTCGATGTTCGACCTGAAGACCGGCAAGCCCTCCAGCCTGCCGGCCACCGAGCCGGTGCCGGTGTACCCCGTGAAGATCGAAGGCGATGATCTGTACGTCGCCGTGAAGGAGGCGTAA
- a CDS encoding DUF4328 domain-containing protein — MDCPTCAKPAEPGAVDCYRCGERLMPSAAHPGYAAPVPRLSAVAGLGKALTVLLSVLAVGEAAQFVVTLAGGPAAALIAVNLLLFVGIAPVFLVWFFRVRKNAGLWGPQTRAQGWTIGAWFTPVVNFWFPVQIMRDVWRASGAEPGGRAGVARVAAGWWTCWSLAWLTGYRTFTVHGTAADGSIVVTQQAGFFLDGTVVSASCLGLGALLMARMIAGITGMQAARGAA, encoded by the coding sequence ATGGACTGCCCGACCTGCGCAAAGCCCGCCGAGCCAGGCGCGGTCGACTGCTACCGGTGCGGCGAGCGGCTCATGCCGTCCGCCGCGCATCCCGGCTACGCCGCGCCCGTTCCGCGGCTGTCGGCGGTCGCGGGTCTCGGCAAAGCCCTGACCGTCCTGCTCTCGGTCTTGGCGGTGGGGGAGGCGGCGCAGTTCGTGGTCACCCTGGCCGGTGGGCCGGCGGCTGCGCTGATCGCGGTGAACCTGCTGCTCTTCGTGGGGATCGCGCCGGTGTTCCTCGTCTGGTTCTTCCGGGTCCGCAAGAACGCCGGGTTGTGGGGTCCGCAGACCCGCGCGCAGGGGTGGACGATAGGTGCCTGGTTCACCCCGGTGGTCAACTTCTGGTTCCCGGTGCAGATCATGCGGGACGTCTGGAGGGCCTCCGGCGCCGAGCCGGGCGGGCGGGCCGGCGTCGCCCGGGTGGCCGCCGGGTGGTGGACCTGTTGGAGCCTGGCCTGGCTGACCGGTTACCGCACCTTCACCGTGCACGGCACGGCGGCGGACGGGTCTATCGTGGTGACCCAGCAGGCCGGATTCTTCCTGGACGGGACCGTCGTCAGCGCGTCGTGCCTGGGGCTGGGCGCCCTTCTGATGGCGCGGATGATCGCGGGGATCACCGGGATGCAGGCGGCGCGCGGGGCGGCGTGA
- a CDS encoding ROK family protein — protein MYAAIDIGGTKIAAGFVDAEGELLARHERPTPAVAPVSAVEDLLAALIADPRWEQVTAVGIGSAGPIDASKGTISPVNIPAWRDFPLVERVADITGRPVTLAGDGVAMAAGEHWRGAAKGRENVLCMVVSTGVGGGLILGGRLRPGPSGNAGHIGHMCVELDGPPCPCGARGCVEIIASGTAIAARAVREGWQRPGGGPATEATAAEVAASAVAGDPIALASFDLSAKALAAAIAGTAALVDIEAAVIGGGVAKSGELLFGPLREHLKEYARLSFTRDVTVHPAALGGDAGLIGAAALVGHAESI, from the coding sequence GTGTACGCGGCCATCGACATCGGCGGCACCAAGATCGCAGCGGGTTTCGTCGATGCCGAGGGCGAGCTGCTGGCCCGCCACGAGCGGCCGACACCGGCCGTCGCGCCGGTCTCGGCAGTCGAGGACCTGCTGGCGGCCCTGATCGCCGACCCGCGCTGGGAGCAGGTGACGGCCGTGGGCATCGGCAGCGCCGGGCCCATCGACGCCTCCAAGGGCACCATCAGCCCGGTGAACATCCCCGCCTGGCGCGACTTCCCGCTGGTCGAGCGGGTCGCCGACATCACCGGCCGGCCGGTGACGCTGGCCGGCGACGGCGTCGCCATGGCAGCCGGCGAACACTGGCGCGGCGCCGCGAAGGGCCGCGAGAACGTGCTGTGCATGGTGGTCTCCACCGGCGTCGGCGGCGGCCTGATCCTCGGCGGCCGCCTGCGCCCCGGCCCGAGCGGCAACGCGGGGCACATCGGGCACATGTGCGTGGAGCTGGACGGCCCGCCGTGCCCCTGCGGCGCGCGCGGCTGCGTCGAGATCATCGCCAGCGGCACGGCCATCGCGGCGCGCGCCGTCCGCGAAGGCTGGCAGCGCCCCGGCGGCGGCCCCGCGACCGAGGCGACGGCCGCGGAGGTGGCGGCGTCGGCGGTGGCCGGCGACCCGATCGCGCTGGCCTCGTTCGACCTGTCGGCCAAGGCGCTCGCGGCGGCGATCGCCGGCACCGCGGCCCTGGTGGACATCGAAGCCGCGGTGATCGGCGGCGGCGTGGCGAAGTCGGGGGAGTTGCTGTTCGGCCCGCTGCGCGAGCACCTGAAGGAGTACGCGCGGCTGTCGTTCACACGGGATGTGACGGTGCACCCGGCGGCACTCGGCGGCGATGCCGGGCTGATCGGGGCGGCGGCGCTGGTGGGGCACGCGGAGTCGATATAG
- a CDS encoding alpha-mannosidase yields the protein MHDNRSLVEHRLKRVLEERIAPAVYPESVPLTGSIWVAPGEPVPVAEGLAAPREPVAVGDRWGAPWGTSWLTVAGTVPAEWAGKTVEAIIDLGFDKNMPGFQCEGLVYRPDGSPVKGLNPRNQWVRVADRAEGGEDVLLHVEAASNPVILDYHPFLPTLLGDKETAGDEPQYRLEKLELAVFDETVWNLVADLEVLGELMVELPEDSARRYDIVHAVEKALDAVDLQNVNATAAAARECLASVLAKPAVPSAHQISAIGHAHIDSAWLWPLRETVRKVARTTANMTNLLDSEPEFIYTMSQAAQFDFIKTHRPEVYEKVKKAVAEGRFVPAGGMWVESDTNMPGSEAMARQFVHGKRFFLDEFGVENDEAWLPDTFGFAGGLPQIIKAAGSKWLLTQKISWSQVNKFPHHTFLWEGIDGTRIFTHFPPIDTYNCSMKGSEIAHAARNFKDKGRASVSLAPTGWGDGGGGTTREMVAKARRMKDLEGSAKVAWEKPADFFAKAEAEYQNPPVWVGELYLELHRATLTSQAGTKQGNRRSEHLLREAELWAATAAVRNSFEYPYAALDRIWKTVLLHQFHDILPGSSIAWVHREAEKTYAELGAELTTLILEAQGLLAGESTAESTAEDAPRVVFNATPHTREGVPAGGARVADPGPGQTSVAERAGGGHVLDNGLLRVEIDGRGLVVSAFDIEAGRETVPAGAAANLLQIHPDFPNMWDAWDVDEFYRNTVTDLTGVDKIEVERDFAPGQIRVSVYRSFGASKVAQHLTLRSGAKRLEIGTTVDWHETEKFLKLSFPLDIHADRYASETQFGHIFRPTHTNTSWEAAKFEACNHRFVHFEEPGWGVALASGSTYGHDVTRTVREDGGTTTTARISLLRAPRFPDPETDQGVHHFQHTLVPGAGIGDAVREGYSVNLPAERVGGTSAVEPLFTIDNDAVTASAVKLADDGSGDVVLRVYESHGGRASAGITPNFGFSGFEICDLLERPITREGVTVVSDNDGLRLSLRPFQLVTLRFARTTGSEA from the coding sequence ATGCACGATAACCGGTCCTTGGTGGAACACCGCCTGAAGCGCGTCCTGGAGGAGCGCATCGCTCCGGCGGTCTACCCGGAGTCGGTGCCGTTGACGGGTTCGATCTGGGTCGCGCCCGGCGAGCCGGTGCCGGTCGCCGAAGGCCTGGCCGCCCCGCGTGAGCCCGTCGCGGTCGGCGACCGGTGGGGCGCGCCGTGGGGGACGAGCTGGCTGACGGTCGCCGGGACGGTGCCCGCCGAGTGGGCGGGCAAGACCGTCGAGGCGATCATCGACCTCGGGTTCGACAAGAACATGCCCGGCTTCCAGTGCGAGGGTCTGGTCTACCGGCCCGACGGCTCGCCGGTGAAGGGTCTGAACCCGCGCAACCAGTGGGTGCGCGTGGCCGACCGCGCCGAGGGCGGCGAGGACGTGCTGCTGCACGTCGAGGCGGCCTCGAACCCGGTGATCCTGGACTACCACCCCTTCCTGCCGACGCTGCTCGGCGACAAGGAGACGGCCGGCGACGAGCCGCAGTACCGGCTGGAGAAGCTGGAGCTGGCGGTCTTCGACGAGACGGTCTGGAACCTGGTCGCCGACCTGGAGGTGCTCGGCGAGTTGATGGTCGAGCTGCCCGAGGACTCGGCGCGGCGCTATGACATCGTGCACGCGGTGGAGAAGGCGCTGGACGCCGTCGACCTGCAGAACGTGAACGCTACGGCTGCCGCGGCGCGCGAGTGTCTGGCCTCGGTCCTGGCCAAGCCGGCCGTGCCCTCGGCGCACCAGATCTCCGCCATCGGCCACGCGCACATCGACTCGGCCTGGCTGTGGCCGCTGCGCGAGACGGTGCGCAAGGTCGCGCGCACCACGGCGAACATGACCAACCTGCTGGACTCCGAGCCGGAGTTCATCTACACGATGTCCCAGGCCGCGCAGTTCGACTTCATCAAGACCCACCGCCCCGAGGTCTACGAGAAGGTCAAGAAGGCCGTGGCCGAGGGCCGCTTCGTCCCGGCCGGCGGCATGTGGGTGGAGTCGGACACGAACATGCCCGGCTCGGAGGCCATGGCCCGGCAGTTCGTGCACGGCAAGCGCTTCTTCCTGGACGAGTTCGGCGTCGAGAACGACGAGGCCTGGCTGCCGGACACCTTCGGCTTCGCCGGCGGCCTGCCGCAGATCATCAAGGCGGCCGGCAGCAAGTGGCTGCTGACCCAGAAGATCAGCTGGAGCCAGGTCAACAAGTTCCCGCACCACACCTTCCTGTGGGAGGGCATCGACGGCACCCGGATCTTCACGCACTTCCCGCCGATCGACACCTACAACTGCTCGATGAAGGGCAGCGAGATCGCGCACGCCGCGCGCAACTTCAAGGACAAGGGCCGCGCCTCGGTGTCGCTGGCCCCGACCGGCTGGGGCGACGGCGGCGGCGGGACCACCCGCGAGATGGTCGCCAAGGCACGGCGGATGAAGGACCTGGAGGGGTCGGCGAAGGTCGCGTGGGAGAAGCCCGCGGACTTCTTCGCCAAGGCCGAGGCCGAGTATCAGAACCCGCCGGTGTGGGTGGGGGAGCTGTACCTGGAGCTGCACCGGGCGACGCTGACCAGCCAGGCCGGGACCAAGCAGGGGAACCGGCGCAGCGAGCACTTGCTGCGCGAGGCCGAGCTGTGGGCCGCCACGGCCGCGGTGCGGAACTCGTTCGAGTACCCGTACGCCGCGCTGGACCGGATCTGGAAGACGGTGCTGCTGCACCAGTTCCACGACATCCTGCCGGGTTCCTCGATCGCGTGGGTGCACCGCGAGGCCGAGAAGACCTACGCCGAGCTCGGCGCGGAGTTGACGACGCTGATCCTGGAGGCCCAGGGCCTGCTGGCCGGCGAGAGCACCGCCGAGAGCACCGCCGAGGACGCGCCCCGCGTCGTCTTCAACGCGACCCCGCACACCCGCGAGGGCGTGCCGGCCGGCGGCGCGCGCGTGGCCGACCCGGGCCCGGGCCAGACCTCGGTCGCCGAGCGGGCCGGCGGCGGCCACGTGCTGGACAACGGGCTGCTGCGGGTCGAGATCGACGGCCGCGGCCTGGTCGTGTCGGCGTTCGACATCGAGGCCGGCCGCGAGACCGTCCCGGCCGGCGCCGCGGCGAACCTGCTGCAGATCCACCCGGACTTCCCGAACATGTGGGACGCCTGGGACGTCGACGAGTTCTACCGCAACACCGTGACCGACCTGACCGGCGTCGACAAGATCGAGGTCGAGCGCGACTTCGCGCCGGGCCAGATCCGGGTGTCGGTGTACCGCTCGTTCGGCGCGTCCAAGGTCGCGCAGCACCTGACCCTGCGGAGCGGCGCGAAGCGGCTGGAGATCGGCACCACGGTCGACTGGCACGAGACCGAGAAGTTCCTGAAGCTCTCCTTCCCGCTGGACATCCACGCCGACCGCTACGCCTCGGAGACCCAGTTCGGCCACATCTTCCGGCCGACGCACACCAACACCTCGTGGGAGGCCGCGAAGTTCGAGGCCTGCAACCACCGGTTCGTGCACTTCGAGGAGCCGGGCTGGGGCGTGGCGCTGGCCAGCGGCTCGACCTACGGCCACGACGTGACCCGGACGGTCCGCGAGGACGGCGGAACCACCACGACCGCGCGGATCTCGCTGCTGCGCGCGCCGCGGTTCCCGGACCCCGAGACCGACCAGGGCGTGCACCACTTCCAGCACACGCTGGTGCCCGGTGCCGGGATCGGCGACGCGGTGCGCGAGGGGTACTCGGTCAACCTGCCGGCCGAGCGGGTGGGCGGGACCTCGGCGGTCGAGCCGTTGTTCACCATCGACAACGACGCCGTCACCGCCTCGGCCGTCAAGCTCGCCGACGACGGCAGCGGCGATGTGGTGCTGCGCGTCTACGAGTCGCACGGCGGCCGGGCCTCGGCGGGCATCACCCCGAACTTCGGTTTCTCGGGCTTTGAGATCTGCGATTTGCTTGAGCGGCCGATCACCCGAGAAGGTGTGACCGTGGTCTCGGACAACGATGGACTCCGCCTGAGTCTGCGGCCGTTCCAGCTCGTCACACTCCGCTTCGCCCGCACCACCGGTTCGGAGGCCTGA
- the sufB gene encoding Fe-S cluster assembly protein SufB — protein sequence MTTTSHEQLEGLGTYEYGWADSDVAGSSARRGLNEDVVRDISAKKNEPQWMLDMRLRGLRLFEKKPMPVWGADLGGIDFDNIKYFVRSTEKQAESWDDLPADIKNTYDKLGIPEAEKQRLIAGVAAQYESEVVYHQINKELEEQGVIFLDTDTALKEYPELFREHFATVIPTGDNKFSALNTAVWSGGSFIYVPKGVHVQIPLQAYFRINTENMGQFERTLIIADEDSYVHYVEGCTAPIYSSDSLHSAVVEIVVKKNARVRYTTIQNWSNNVYNLVTKRAAAQAGATMEWIDGNIGSKVTMKYPAVWLLGEHAKGETLSVAFAGEGQHQDAGAKMVHAAPHTSSTIISKSVARGGGRTSYRGLVQVQEGAHHSKSTVKCDALLVDTISRSDTYPYVDVREDDVSMGHEATVSKVSEDQLFYLMSRGMTEDEAMAMIVRGFVEPIARELPMEYALELNRLIELQMEGAVG from the coding sequence ATGACCACCACCTCGCATGAGCAGCTCGAAGGCCTTGGCACCTACGAGTACGGCTGGGCCGACTCCGACGTCGCCGGATCCTCGGCGCGCCGCGGCCTGAACGAGGACGTCGTCCGCGACATCTCCGCGAAGAAGAACGAGCCGCAGTGGATGCTCGACATGCGGCTGCGGGGCTTGCGCCTGTTCGAGAAGAAGCCGATGCCGGTCTGGGGCGCGGACCTCGGCGGGATCGACTTCGACAACATCAAGTACTTCGTGCGCTCCACCGAGAAGCAGGCCGAGTCCTGGGACGACCTGCCGGCGGACATCAAGAACACGTACGACAAGCTGGGCATCCCGGAGGCCGAGAAGCAGCGGCTGATCGCCGGTGTCGCGGCGCAGTACGAGTCCGAGGTCGTCTACCACCAGATCAACAAGGAGCTGGAGGAGCAGGGTGTCATCTTCCTGGACACCGACACCGCTCTGAAGGAGTACCCGGAGCTGTTCCGGGAGCACTTCGCGACGGTGATCCCCACCGGTGACAACAAGTTCTCCGCGCTGAACACCGCGGTGTGGTCCGGCGGGTCCTTCATCTACGTCCCCAAGGGCGTGCACGTCCAGATCCCGCTGCAGGCCTACTTCCGCATCAACACCGAGAACATGGGCCAGTTCGAGCGGACGCTGATCATCGCCGACGAGGACTCCTACGTCCACTACGTCGAGGGCTGCACCGCGCCGATCTACTCCTCGGACTCGCTGCACTCGGCGGTCGTGGAGATCGTGGTGAAGAAGAACGCCCGCGTGCGCTACACCACCATCCAGAACTGGTCGAACAACGTCTACAACCTGGTGACCAAGCGCGCCGCCGCCCAGGCCGGCGCCACCATGGAGTGGATCGACGGCAACATCGGCTCCAAGGTCACCATGAAGTACCCGGCCGTGTGGCTGCTCGGCGAGCACGCCAAGGGCGAGACGCTGTCCGTCGCCTTCGCCGGCGAAGGCCAGCACCAGGACGCCGGCGCCAAGATGGTGCACGCGGCTCCCCACACCTCCTCGACGATCATCTCCAAGTCGGTGGCCCGCGGCGGCGGCCGCACCTCCTACCGCGGCCTGGTCCAGGTGCAGGAGGGCGCGCACCACAGCAAGTCCACCGTGAAGTGCGACGCGCTGCTGGTCGACACCATCTCCCGCTCGGACACCTACCCCTACGTGGACGTCCGCGAGGACGACGTGTCCATGGGCCACGAGGCGACCGTCTCCAAGGTCAGCGAGGACCAGCTGTTCTACCTGATGAGTCGCGGGATGACCGAGGACGAGGCGATGGCGATGATCGTGCGCGGCTTCGTCGAGCCGATCGCCCGCGAGCTGCCGATGGAGTACGCGCTGGAGCTCAACCGGCTGATCGAGCTGCAGATGGAGGGCGCGGTCGGCTAA
- a CDS encoding helix-turn-helix transcriptional regulator, with product MHVGTRNRVARSILANGPSTAVDLGKRLKMTPAGVRRHLDALLAENLVEARQQRTYGQRGRGRPAKVFALTDRGRGVFYQAYDQLAVDALKFLADSAGPAAVEAFARKRVAELADRFRERMDSVPEQERPALLAKLLTEDGYAAGLRETGKAPAAGEQLCQHHCPVAHVAEQFPQLCEAETEAFAELLGTHVQRLATIAHGDGVCTTFIPMTATATGSSKSTEVSGGNAL from the coding sequence GTGCACGTCGGCACGCGCAACCGGGTCGCGCGCAGCATTCTGGCCAACGGCCCCTCGACCGCGGTGGACCTCGGCAAGCGGCTGAAGATGACGCCCGCCGGCGTGCGGCGTCACCTGGATGCCCTGCTCGCGGAGAACCTGGTCGAGGCGCGGCAGCAGCGGACGTACGGGCAGCGGGGCCGGGGCCGTCCGGCCAAGGTCTTCGCGCTCACCGACCGCGGCCGCGGGGTCTTCTACCAGGCGTACGACCAGCTGGCCGTGGACGCGCTGAAGTTCCTGGCCGACAGTGCCGGGCCCGCAGCCGTCGAGGCGTTCGCCCGCAAGCGGGTGGCGGAGCTGGCCGACCGGTTCCGGGAGCGGATGGACTCCGTGCCCGAGCAAGAGCGTCCCGCGCTGTTGGCGAAGCTCCTCACCGAGGACGGCTACGCCGCCGGACTGCGCGAGACCGGCAAGGCGCCCGCCGCCGGCGAGCAGCTGTGCCAGCACCACTGCCCGGTGGCCCATGTCGCCGAGCAGTTCCCGCAGTTGTGCGAGGCCGAGACCGAGGCCTTCGCGGAGCTGCTGGGGACCCACGTCCAAAGACTCGCGACCATCGCCCACGGCGACGGCGTGTGCACGACTTTCATCCCGATGACCGCTACAGCCACCGGGAGCAGCAAGAGCACCGAGGTTTCCGGAGGGAACGCGCTATGA
- the mgrA gene encoding L-glyceraldehyde 3-phosphate reductase translates to MNVLPSYAADPARYDDRMPYRRSGQSGLKLPLVSLGLWHNFGDGKPLEDQRAVLRRAFDLGVTHFDLANNYGPPYGSAEINFGHVYAQDFRPYRDELVISTKAGYDMWPGPYGEWGSRKYLLASLDQSLTRMGLDYVDIFYSHRFDPETPLEETMGALASAVQQGKALYVGISSYNSEKTREAAALLRDMGVRALIHQPSYSILNRWIEEDSLLDVTAETGMGCIAFSPLQQGLLTSRYLDGNIPAGSRASVGRFLSKDNLTPEVLAKLRGLNELAGKRGQSLAQMATQWVVRDPRMTSALIGASSVAQLEENVAAVSGPEFTAEELAAIDELALG, encoded by the coding sequence ATGAACGTCCTTCCTTCCTACGCCGCCGATCCGGCGCGCTACGACGACCGCATGCCGTACCGGCGCAGCGGTCAGAGCGGGCTGAAGCTGCCGCTGGTCTCGCTCGGGCTGTGGCACAACTTCGGCGACGGCAAGCCGCTGGAGGACCAGCGTGCCGTGCTGCGCCGGGCCTTCGACCTCGGCGTCACGCACTTCGACCTGGCGAACAACTACGGGCCGCCCTACGGCTCGGCCGAGATCAACTTCGGGCACGTGTACGCCCAGGACTTCCGGCCCTACCGGGACGAGCTGGTGATCTCCACCAAGGCCGGGTACGACATGTGGCCCGGGCCGTACGGCGAGTGGGGCTCGCGCAAGTACCTGCTGGCCTCGCTGGACCAGTCGCTGACCCGGATGGGCCTGGACTACGTCGACATCTTCTACTCGCACCGCTTCGACCCGGAGACTCCGCTGGAGGAGACGATGGGTGCGCTGGCCTCGGCGGTGCAGCAGGGCAAGGCGCTGTACGTCGGCATCTCCTCCTACAACTCCGAGAAGACGCGCGAGGCCGCGGCGCTGCTGCGCGACATGGGTGTGCGGGCGCTGATCCACCAGCCGTCGTACTCGATCCTGAACCGCTGGATCGAGGAGGACTCGCTGCTGGACGTCACCGCCGAGACCGGCATGGGCTGCATCGCCTTCAGCCCGCTGCAGCAGGGACTGCTGACCTCGCGGTACCTGGACGGGAACATCCCGGCCGGCTCGCGGGCCTCGGTCGGCCGCTTCCTGTCCAAGGACAACCTCACGCCGGAGGTGCTGGCCAAGCTGCGCGGGCTCAACGAGCTGGCCGGCAAGCGCGGGCAGTCGCTGGCGCAGATGGCCACGCAGTGGGTGGTCCGCGACCCGCGGATGACCTCGGCGCTGATCGGCGCCTCGTCGGTGGCGCAGCTGGAGGAGAACGTGGCCGCGGTGTCCGGGCCGGAGTTCACCGCCGAGGAGCTGGCCGCCATCGACGAACTGGCGCTCGGCTAG